AAGTGGCTTATTCTGTGTAACATGTGCAAGACCTGCACAAGacacaaatactttttttttttttaacgctttCGCCAAGATGctattgatttgttttgacaCCCTTGGACTTTATTCATATAATCTCTACTTTAATCATGATCATAGTTCCGGAGCAGCACAACTGAGAGTAGTGCAAAACTTCAATAACTTCAAAACCCTGGTGATGTGTTATTTGACATCACCACTTGAGAAGATTTGATGAGCGGACAAGGTTGACTTCATCTGTGCAGGGCACCGTGATGTCAGTCAAAGTGAGTGCAAGAAGGCCACTGAAGTTCAATATGGCCTCCCTCCCACCTCAACATTCGCGCAACAGCAAACGATGCTGGCGACTTGGCCAGGACAAATGTATCCATGCAAATTTCAACGTTATTTTAAAGTTGGAACAAGCAGCACAAATGCATGCAAAGAGTTGTCCTTTTGAactaatctattttttttaaaaagggggGGAATAAATGGGACATTACTTTTCGTTTTTATATCATAGACGAATGTCAGCTGTCCTAATATTAAAACCCGCTCATACCAGATGTGTTAGTGTCCAGCGTTAGAACAAGgagccaaaaataaaaatcctttCAAATTCTGTTACAAGATTCGGATTTAGACATAAATTGAAAGCCACATTTCTGTCAAAAGTTCCAATTCAGAAATCCAGTCATGTTTAtgggtcaaaaataaaaaagtacaatGTCATAAACTCCTTTTGCTAATATTTACATATTTCATTAGCATGCTTCCGACATACATCTTTTATGTCCAATCTATTTTTTGTAAATGTTCCCCCTAAATTGGCTGAGGGGATTGACGTGTTCCGAGTCGCATGCAAAAGACAAAGAACCCAAACGGCTACTCTGGTGGAAGCAGTGCGCGCCAACGAACGTCAAGTCAATCAGCTTTGATGCCGTGTCGGCTCTTACCAGACTGGTCCGATCCCATCGGGGGCAGCTCCTTGTTAATCccacgggccgggccgggccgagccgagccgagcttcCCTTCTTTGATGGGCACCCCCGCGATGCTTCAAGAGTATTTCCTTTGTACTTTTGTTTGCAGCTGCACAACAAACTCACCTCCAGTTTTTAGATCAAAATTAAACGCCACCCTCCTTTTTCTCTTGTCTGTCAGTAGTTATTTGCCAGATGCTTCCACACTCACCTATTTGACGTTCTTCCAAACTTTTTCCTCCCGAGCGGCATACAGAAAAGGTCTGGATCGAGAAGGCCACTTTGACCAGTTACCACCTGCTAAAACTAAGCCATCAAGTAATTGGATTGAATTTTTGGGTTTGGAGCTTTCTATTCATTCTAATGGAATTTGTCTGTTGCAAGAAATGTTAGCGCCTCCGTTTCTTTGCCTCTATCTGCGATTGGTGGGTCGGGACAACTTCTGGGGTCTTTTCAGCGCAGTACTGAGGCATAGAACATAATACTGGGACTCACTTGTGCTCTAGTCATTCGTTACTCCGTAAACAAATACAGTGCGGCTCAGCCTTTAGCAATGTGATGTCATGGTTGGCTAGCAAATCGGTGGCAACAACTGATAATCATGTTTTTAAAGTTTAGTGGCCGTAGCTGTCAGTGGCATTGGACCCACACAAAGTGGATATCACCACCAGGACGTTTAGTTAGCATGAAGCATGGGCCACTGACAAATACATGTCGGACTACAAAAGGCAAGCTGACCCTAGCTTGGAGACCCGCCATCAACATATGAAATGCTGATTTTCTGACGGAAAGGAAAAGGTTGATAGTCAAGTAGAACCTTGGAGCAAGTCCTTGATTCCTACGAGTAGCAAAGGCGCTCGTGATCCTCCTTTGTGAGAAGTTCCAGAAGAGCCAacaaatgctatttttttttccccctccccaaCAAACACAGCAGCCTCTTCTGCGCGTCCGTTGCTCAACTTTGTGACAACTGCGATGTATGTCCGACCTGATCATGACTACAACTTTTATTTTCTTCCATCCCGGCCGGCTGGGCAAGGCACCGAAAACCCCATCCCTTTGCATGTCGACAATTTGCGTGCATATAATATTTGAAGAAACAATTTGGTAGAAAAAAAGCTTAAAGCATACAAACCACCCACCCGCCACCCTGTCCGTCTCCATTTTATTTCTTGGAGTAGCCGTCTGCTTTGCTTTGCATGTCTTCCTAACTGACCTGGTTTTCAAGTTTCAGCTCCAGCCTTTCCAGTTCTCTCCGGGGTACTTGGGGTTGCAAAAAGCGGCATGCTCCGTTTGCATGGCTCTGAATGCGAGTGGCCGTCTATATGTGCCTGGCGGAataccagtccagggtgtttgCCTCGCACTCCTAAAATAAGACGCTCCCCATCCCGGACAAGCACAGTGGAGGCGAGTGCtagtcattttttcttttgaactTACATGAACAAACATGTGCAAAAACAGTTTGCAGATGCAACATTTGTCAAATTCCGCATATAGACGGATGGACGCAAAGCCCCCTCCCACCTCTAGCCGATAGCTTTTGCTCAGTGGTGGTGCAGTTTGCACTCTTTGATGAGGAACCCTCAAAGGCAAATATTTGGAGACATAAATGGGAGTATTCAATTGTTCACAAAATGGCATCACGCAAGCTGTACACATTGCATAAAATGAAGAGAAGGGTCCAGCCAGACTGGCAGTAAATGAACATTTCAACAAGGCGGCAGTCCCGAGTCAAGACTGTGAAACATTTGGAATGGTTACACTCATGTTCTTCAGGTGTGGTTAGATGCTACCGAATTTGACACGACAGCTTGCCGGCTTACGGAGATATTGCCTCGTCTGGGACAAGTCTGAAAACGTTTCCCTTGCACGTGAGCATGCATCAGCACCGACCGAGCGGTTCCTTGTTTCCAGTCTTAAAATGGCATTTGTGCGAGCACCAGAAGACACACGGAATCAAGTTCGATGCTGTCGCTTGGTGTGCAAAAGAATGAAGTTGATTCACATCCGCTCCactccattttattttcccccccaacATGTCAAGAGCTTATGAAGGGGGCCTCCAAAAAGAGGCCATTAagcagcaaacaaacaaacgggaAGAGAAAGGACAGCTTTTAGACTGCACATTAGCGTTACCTGAATCAGAGCCCGGACGGTCCCgcctgccgctgccgccgccgccgccgcgctttCCGACATGCCGTTCGCGGCCGCCGTCTGCGGATTGCTGAGGTCCAGAAGGCTTTTCCACTCTGAAGACCGAGAGACCCCGTGAGGTTGGTGTGGGGGCGGTTAGGCTACAAAGGGCAAATGAGTGGACTCGCCTTCGCTGAGCGTGTCCGGGTCCAGCATCCCGCCTTCCCGATAACTCTCCAGCTCCTCGCCTTTGGCTTTGGCCCAGGGGATGTAGGTGACTCCTCGCTCGACGTCCCAGAACTTTTTGTGTGGCGCCTTTATGCCTTTGTTTAAAGCCCACGCAATCTATGAAATAGCACAAAGGTATCACTGACGGAACTGGTTAATGGCTGGTTAATGGCCGCACCTTCACGGGCTTCTGATTGACTCTGTATGAGCCGCGACCGAGCTTGTTCAAGGCCGTGTAGGCGTCGAGTCGATGCACCATCACGATGTAGGCGCAACCTCTCGGAGGGATCATCTGTAGACCAAGAAAGGTTGCCAATAAGAATGCGACCGTCTCTTTTAGAAGTCGGCGACGACGGAGCACGCTTACGTTGACCGACTCGATCTGGCCAAATTCCTCCAGGAGGGAGACCACGTCCGACTGCTGGGTTTTTTTGTCCAGCTGACCGACCCACAGTGTTGTGGTGCACactgagaaacaaaacaaattgaacgCTGCTCGGCGCACATAAATAAATCTGGGTTTAGAGTCCCATGGGACGTACCGCTGAGCGTCTGGCTCTTGATGGCGGGGAGCCCTTTCTGCCGCCGCTCCCTATCGCACTCTCGCTCGTTTCGGTCCTGCGAGCGGGAGCGCAGCCGGCGGCTCTCTCTCGAGCGCGATCTGGAGCGTCTGTGCCTCGACCTTCTCGACCGCGGTGACGACGAGCGCGAGCGTCTTCGTCTCGGAGATCTACGGGAACGAGCGAAGCGTGTCGTGGCGGAATGAGTTATGGTCAACCCGGCGCAATCCGCTCCAACTTGGACGTCGGCTTGGTTCAAATCTTACTTGGAACCGGATCTTGTTCTTCTGCCGTAGGCTCCGTGTCTGCCTTCTCGATGTGTATAAAGATCCTCCCTCGAGTCCGCCTGTTAGACAACATGCAAAATGACACGGCGAAATGGCCGCTCCATCCATTTTGCGCTATACCTGCGATTGGTAGTTCATCAGCGTCGATTGGTCACTCCTGGAATGGTAACCGGTGGGTTGCATCTGGCGCTCGGCATCGCCCGCCACTCCACCAAACTGAGAAGAATCACCACACGAATTTCAAAGAAGTGAATTTTTTCCACAGGTCCGCAACTATATTGTTTTAGAAGCAATGCTTTCAAAGTCTTCCCCAGAAAAGAGTGGCTACCTCCAATCCGCCCGGAAATGGATGAGCGGCCTCCATGTTGCGCATCTGACCACGGACGTCGTCTCGTCCGGTGCTACCATTCAACACAGCATGATTGACGTACACACTCAATGCAACAAGTGCGTTTGTTAACATTCACAACGGCATCAGCTGCTGCTATTTTACGATAGGATCCAAAAGGTAACTCACAAAGAGCTCGTCGTGTCGTTCGTTGCCACCTTCTCGGGCTCGTCGTCATAGTCAAAGCTGTCGAGCAGTTTCTGAGGAAGCGGACCCGCATTTTCAGCTCCAAAAAGGTGGGAGCGGGGAAACGTGTTGCGAGCGTGCAACTACCTCAGCCAGGGTGCCTCTTTCTTCTCGGTGCATTTGGGACTGGGCCACATTGACCTGGTGAGCATTTGGCCCGTTTGTATGATTGGCCGCGTGGCTCTTTTCCGCCTGCTGCAAGCTGTGAAGCATCCTCTGGAGCTGCGGATAAAAGGACAATGGCGAACAACGGTCGCAGAGCGGCCGGCGCGCTCAAAGTTTACGGCAAACACTCACCTCCTGACCGTGCGGGGACTGGAACAGCTGGGCCACCGCGGCTAAGGCGTCAGAATTGGACACTTGTGGCGGAGCTACGTTGAGGGTCGCTGTCGTGGGAGGAGGCTGTGACTCCGTGGGAACTGTTCACACATGCGAAAGACGCTGCACTTAATGCTCAATGCACACTAGGGATGGGGAAACCTAACTTCTGGAGGCGGCATTAGTCACCCAATGTTTTATTATTTGTCTCGCAAATCATTCTAATCCCGCAATTTATATTGCAGTACAAGTCCCAGTGTAAGCACAACTGACATGTGCGCCGTCTAGTGGTAATTTGTGACAttgcaacaaaaaacaaagttatCATCTTTACATTTTTAACGAAAACATGAAATATCCTTTTCTCCTCTTACTTTCAAGGGACGGCGAGGGTGACGGGACATTTTCAGCCATGTCCATCAGAGGCTGGATGATGTCCATGTCAAACACGCTATTCTTCTGCCACAGGTTCAACACGCGGACAATTTTGTCCTGATACAGACAGAAAAGTTAGTTGGTTTAGCTTTCAACATTGTGTTTGTTGTACCTCATGGCAGCAAAAGCACAAAGAGCAGCTACCTTATCATCCTCTGAGCAGCTATAGAGATTCTGGAAGGTGTCTGTGAAGTTCTTGGAGAAGCGAGGCCCAAACACGTCCTTGTCCACACCAAACTGGTGACGCGACTGCCGTACGATAGAGTCCACCACGTACAAGCCGGGAACTTTGAGCTCGGGTTTACACTGATGAAAAGAAACCAAATTTAAGTGACAAAGCGCAAATTCATCCAACTCGTACGACGGTGCAACATACCCTCTTGATGAACTTCTCGACAATCTGGACGACATGCTTGTAGAGCTAGCGGAAATAAAAACCTGGCATCGGTCACAACGAACAACATGAAATCCGCAAACACGCTTCAGGCTTGTTAAAATGCAAGGGCTGTTTACCTTAATGGCTTTGATGGCGGCCTTGGTAACAGACATCATTTTAGCCCGCGATATGGGAGGCTTCATGTCAAGCATGGAGAACAACTGAGAGGTTGCGCACAAAACAAACGTTACTTTACCACAAATCACATGAAATTCAGCAAAAAGCAGAGCAACAAATGGCAAATTTTCAAATAGAAGTGCAAAGTAAAGAGTTACAGCTCTTTTGGAAACACAAGTGAGTTAGGATGAGCTCATATTGAATGTCAGGGAGCGGCCACTtgttgtcaactgaaaatgtcatCATCACAGTGCCATCGCACTCAGCTTGCAAACCATGCCACATGACCAAAGCTAGAAAACAGGTGAAAATAGAAATGAACCAAATTTAAAAGCGCTAGCCTACTACTATTGCTCTATTAAACCGGGCAGGTGATAAATCATTGGGCCACAATAAATCTATTTTCATGTCAAACCAAGAAATAACTACTAAAACAGTGAGTTAAAACTGCACTTACAAACTCATTTGGCATTGCCATAACACACATAGAAAAGAATTGCACCACATATTCGAATAAACAGTTTAGATTAATGCAAGTTGTCACACGTACAGCACGCAAGCATAAATTGGAGAACAACGCAAAATTTCAGTTAACAGAGGTTGGCAGTGGATATTCATGTCAATTTAAGATGAATTCTAGCTTAGTTGCATGTGATCTCAAAATTGCACGTGTAAACGTATACACTCATTAGGAATAGGATTTATTTTCTAATATAGTCTAAATGGAGTTGaacggggttagggttagacttATATTGTTTGGAGGTAACCGCTGCTGGCAGTTAAAAAACATCGTCAAATGTCAGTTGTACTGCAGAAGAAAtcgcgattaaaaaaaaaacagccattttACTACGTTCGCgtcacttaaaaaaagacacacacacaacaatgtGGCTTTTGCGAGGTACCCGAGCATCTCAATTAGCCGTTAGCTTAGCACAGAATCCGAAAGGCCTTGCTTAGCatacgagcaacaacaggcgcAAACAATTCAGATCAATCGACGATTCAAAGGAATACAAAGCAAAACGAAGAAGCGTTTCATTTTCAATCTAGCACATTGGAGCTGAAAACACGACGAGCACTACGCCGTTCGCTACTGTCGCCCTTTGGACCAGAACACGAGCAAACTTTACCTCCATGTTGAACGCGTTCACCGCTTCCATCCTTCTTGGTTTGCCTTTCACAAAGCCGATTAGAAGACgagcttttttttattcttactaCTCGTCACCATGTATGTCGACGCCGATAATAACAACCACGTAACTAAGCAAAAGTAAGATGAGAATCGGCCTCTTGAAGGATTACATAGTTTAGCTTAGCTTTAGCCGCATACCGCCTCGATAGACGTGAgcaatgtgacgtcatacacGTCAGCCTTCTTCCTTGACGTCCTTTGGTTGTTGGCAACGAGGTGTTGTTGGGCAACCATCGCCGTGCTGTGGTTGGAGTAGAAATTGCAGTGACTCGACGGGACGTCTTAATTTCATATCTTTCTAATATGCTTGTTGTACGTATTCCTCAGCATTCTATTTCCAAGATAAAGAATAGAACAATGTATACAATTCTACCATCGTATGTCTTTTATTCTAAAGATACCTTCATTGTCTAAAATATAGAAGTACAGTGTCGTCTGGGGAAAAAATGCCCTTTGTGCTCACAAAAGGATTTGTTTTATTGTCACATTAACCCACATAAATTAGAATTAAAGTGAAGAGAGCATGCGTGCAACCGAGGGAAGGGAGGCCAAGAAAGataagataaaattaagttggtTTGATCCACCCTGTATagcaaaaaacagaaaaatgaaacaatttaatcgtttttcttttttttttttaatttaacacaACTGCAAAACTACACATGGCAGTCACTGGTTAGGACCCCGCCTATTTTGCAACAAGTCAAGGACGACTTTCTGTTGGAATAACACGGCTTGATTACATTTCTTCCAAAAGTTAGCTGGAGCAGCAGCATCCTAAACTGGGATCACCATGGACAACTCGACTAGTGCGCCATTCGACGGATGGGAATATTATTATGACTACGTGGATCCAGTAATTGTGGACCAAAGCAAGTTAAAATACAACAAATGTGAGTCACTTTGCttgaatatttctttttttcccttctcctatGACCTAATGCAGCACTGCTTTCAGACTCCATCGTTATTGCATTTTGGATCACTCTGGCTGCCTTTGTGGGGGTCCTCTTCCTCACCTTGAATCTCATGTCAGGCAGTGCCCACTTGCCATGGTGAGTGCAAGTTCAAATGGAACCAACAAAAAAACTACCGTCTCGTTTTGTTGCAGGAGATGTAGACGCAGAAGTCGGAGGAGAAACACATCATCCAGTTTAATATAAACCCACGAGAACAATTACGAGCAAAAAGAAGCAAATAAAATGGCTGAAATTGTTCTGGTCCTGAAAAAGTCACATTTGAACATGATCGCTCGCACGCTGCTGCGTAGAGTTCACGTCGTCATGGCTACAAAGTCCTGACAAACGGCGCTGACGCCCGATTTGTGCGCTTTAGTCCGCTTACGCTTGCCTCCCGTCACCATGGCGACGTGAGAAAGGAAGATTTGTGGCGAGTCGGCTCCGCCCCACACGTCGTGGATGTACAAGGACAGCATAGCCAGGCCCGCTTCTAGAAAAGGGTTATGCCCCAACAGTGAGGTGATTGGTCAAACGGATCAAAGGTTTCAAATAGACTAAACATTTGGATCCTTACCGCATTTGGACTCGTCTCGAGTGTCTTCTGGGCTGCAAGCGGCAACGATCGCTCGATGCGTGGGTGGGAGTTGGCCTCGCCTCTCCAGCAAGCGCATCATAACGTGGGTGAACAAGCGGAAGGTTTCGCCGGTGGGCGTGAGGCAGGCGCGATGGTAGAGGCGAAGCAGGTCTGCCTCGAGGCCGGGGTCGCGCAGAAGCGCGTCCGCCATCTCCTGGTGCGCCGTGACGTTGGCTTCCAGCCAGCGCACGAAGCTCTCGGAGCGTTCGTCGTCGTACGGGTCCTCCGCCAGGCACCTGAGGGACCACTTGGCGAGCAGGTGGCCCGTTTCCACCGCCAGCAGAGCGGAACCCTCCGTGGGATTTCCTTGGCCGAGGCCAAACGCGGGTCGCCAGTGCATAACGATGCTGCAGAGAGTGGACCGGCACTCGGCTAGGACACTCTGCCGTTGTTCTTCTGTCTCGGTGTTCTCTGACAGCTTCTCCTTTTGCGTGAGGGTTAGGGAGCCTTTTGCCCAGTTCTTGTCCTTCGCAGAACCTCCTGTATAGATGCCATGAGTTGGGTCATGTAATGTTTGCacgctgagccgtgattggtcgcGACCTGGGAATCCCAATGAATTGCACTCACCCAAAAGTTCCTTGACTTTGTGCTTTTCACACAAGTCCTGTATTTGGCCCAGGAGCGCGGCGCGGCCAGACAAGGCGCTCCAGCACTGCAGCAGAGCGAGCGCCTCGGTGGTGGACAGAGGCCGAGCTGGCAGCGTCGTCCACTCGGCCCGCTGGCCGGCGCCGAGAGCGCTCGCCCGATGCCGGAGTATAGACGAGAAGGTCTGCAGGAAGgtggcgagctgggcggcgatCACGCCCAACCTGACGGAAAGCCAACGTCAGCGTCCCTGAACGGAGAGGTGCTTCTCACGCCGGCGCCACCTTTACCTCAAGCGGCGGCTGACGCTTAAAGCCACGCATAGGAATTCGTTGATGAGTGTGAGCGGGAGACACTTGAGCGTCTCTCCTTCCGACGCGGACGTCTCGCCGCTGTCGACGGggtttttcttcttgcccaggTTGGTCAGCCACAATGCGTGGAGCAGATCGATGATGGAGCCGAGTAAATGTTGTCCGAGGTTCCTGTGGGCCGTCATCAACAATAACGTTATTTGATTTGTTCCTAGGCAAATATAAACTTGCTTAGCGACTGTTATGATCCAAGATGGCGCTAACGCCACATTAGCGGCTCACCTTTTTTCAGCCGTGTGTATGAGCCAGGTGAGCAGGCCGCAGCTGTTGCTCAGGTCGTACGCTGCCCTGCTGACACGGGCCGCCCGACACAACACCCTGAAGATCTGCGCCTGGTGGAGCAAGTCTCTCAGTTTGACGCGACAACGCGCGCCGAGTCCGGTCCGGGCTCAAACTACTACCTGAGCGTGTTCGTCGCACAAGGGGCTGCTGCTGAAGCCGAGGAGGCTGCGGAAGATGCCTTGCTGGTTGCATATGTCGTAGCAGTGTTGGTCATTTATCCCTTCCTCCAGCACGCTCAGGATCCACTCTCGCTCCGTCTTGTGCTTGgggagaaacaaacaaacagtcgCTCCACCTTGCCATGACCCACAAACCAAAATAAGCACATCGAGGTCGAGCGTTGTTTGCGCTTTGAGCGGTTTGGCTAGGCACGTAGCGTACCTCCAGGTCAAAGCTGTAGAAGAGCTTGAAGAACTCGGGCACTCTCCACATGTCCAAACTCCGATGGGACAGCAGGAATCGATTGAGAACCACGTACATGTGGTCCTCTGAGGGAGAGTGGCAACGCAGAGGGCGAAGGTCAGTGACAGCAACACGGAGCGTAATTGTTTGAAGGTCACCCACCGGGTCTGAGCATCTGCTGAATCACTTTGCTGATGTACATGGTCAAGACAAAGGGGAGCCGCTGATTCTGCGTGCGAATGCCGTTCTTCACAAGGTCCAGCAGGTAGAGCAGCTGTTGGCCAGTTCAATTCAGAAAAcagtgctgattttttttcttagcttATGAGACCATTTTCTTTTGTACCTGTCTCTTCTCTCTGAAGCGAGCGGCATCCAGGTGCTGGTAGAAGCAGCTCAGCACGTGGTACGCCGCCGCTCGCAATTTGCCGTCGTAGCTGCTCAGAGCCACCAAGGTCAGGCCTAGGGCGTGGCTGGAGACAAACTTGAAGCAGTCCACCACAGACTCTGCCACAGGAGACGCCGCGGTCAACAGGAAGGAAAGACGGGCGAGGAGAGAAGCCGGGGTGGAATCCGCTCGCTCACCTGGTCGGAGAATGGTGCTGAAGACGGGAAGGAGGAAGCAAGGGTCGTACAAGCCGTCGAGCTCCTTCACGCCTTGGATGTGGAACAGCTGCACTTGATCTGCCTGgaaatgttcaaaataaataaatacagcaggaggtctttcttttttttttaattgtccaaATGATTGcttgattttttatttgttgtgagGTGACCTTGAGTGTTGAGAGAGGCGTccataaataaaatgacattattattatatttattcttttttatgaTCATTTTTCTTAGGGTTATTTTTTCCTTCTTGCCAAAACAGACTTGTCATTTACACCCATGCTTGTCAATTTTTTTACACCAAGTACAGCTAAAaggaaataaatgtaaaaaatgtgcAGACCTGCAGGATAATGGTCCGCCGCTGCGGGAACTGCGCGATGGTTCGGAGCATCTTGTGAGCGTCGAGCAATCCCAAAAGGTCGTTTGGGTGGGTCTGCTTCCACAGAGACGATCCCAAGCTCTTCCTGGTTTTGTGGTGCTCCAAAGCCGCCGGACCCCAAATAAGGGACCTGCCGGGAAATTGTCAAATTGTGAGCGTGCACAAGCAATTAGtcaaatgaagaaataa
This genomic window from Syngnathus typhle isolate RoL2023-S1 ecotype Sweden linkage group LG6, RoL_Styp_1.0, whole genome shotgun sequence contains:
- the LOC133155086 gene encoding SR-related and CTD-associated factor 4-like — encoded protein: MEAVNAFNMELFSMLDMKPPISRAKMMSVTKAAIKAIKLYKHVVQIVEKFIKRCKPELKVPGLYVVDSIVRQSRHQFGVDKDVFGPRFSKNFTDTFQNLYSCSEDDKDKIVRVLNLWQKNSVFDMDIIQPLMDMAENVPSPSPSLEIPTESQPPPTTATLNVAPPQVSNSDALAAVAQLFQSPHGQELQRMLHSLQQAEKSHAANHTNGPNAHQVNVAQSQMHREERGTLAEKLLDSFDYDDEPEKVATNDTTSSFTGRDDVRGQMRNMEAAHPFPGGLEFGGVAGDAERQMQPTGYHSRSDQSTLMNYQSQADSREDLYTHREGRHGAYGRRTRSGSKSPRRRRSRSSSPRSRRSRHRRSRSRSRESRRLRSRSQDRNERECDRERRQKGLPAIKSQTLSVCTTTLWVGQLDKKTQQSDVVSLLEEFGQIESVNMIPPRGCAYIVMVHRLDAYTALNKLGRGSYRVNQKPVKIAWALNKGIKAPHKKFWDVERGVTYIPWAKAKGEELESYREGGMLDPDTLSEEWKSLLDLSNPQTAAANGMSESAAAAAAAAGGTVRALIQAPAVQQGAPMGSPPPYLPLGMLSPGSLPSTGGLMLIPPKLKPDAMAAAVKSPTESTPKAEGDKLSERLLGSPTAINLQTPPPMRPPHLPPFLSPPAMMPAGPAFPPERFRMALPFPPRGPMLHRPPFLRPEGTVPSFRGRPGFGGPPPRLPRGSW